A stretch of Mesorhizobium sp. M2A.F.Ca.ET.046.03.2.1 DNA encodes these proteins:
- a CDS encoding alanine racemase, with product MQRFENARDAALALRPDDPVYCFRPQVLKADALQFMGMFPGKTAYAVKTNGEQIVLKTLVESGVSTFDVASPGEFAAVRAVSADAEMLYMHPVKAQSDIKLALEKYGIRVISLDHEDEITKLTRVVRALDIDPGAITVFVRIQTKGHAAYELSKKFGAGPANAVELAERLNRTGYKVGLCFHVGSQIEDPDTYERALASADWVRNRLTFDIAGLDVGGGFPAEYGHDPNRKQVEMPSLGQLMSRLAGDLTEYQFDQMPLVAEPGRVIVARCLSLIVRVLLRKGKRLYINDGIWASLSDSWTGKITLPARFIPDPAIRTRNGDEKNIVPFKVCGATCDSVDILSRPFWLPETVDTGDWIEIGHIGAYSLSLRTRFNGFYPDTFVEVTTPFDEGDAPQGFASLETMAD from the coding sequence ATGCAGCGATTCGAAAATGCCCGCGATGCGGCACTGGCGCTTCGTCCCGACGATCCGGTCTACTGTTTCCGCCCGCAGGTGCTGAAGGCGGATGCCCTGCAGTTCATGGGCATGTTTCCCGGCAAGACCGCCTATGCGGTGAAGACCAATGGTGAGCAGATCGTGCTGAAGACATTGGTGGAATCCGGCGTCAGCACCTTCGACGTCGCTTCGCCGGGAGAATTCGCGGCCGTGCGCGCCGTCTCGGCGGATGCCGAGATGCTCTACATGCACCCGGTCAAGGCGCAGTCGGATATCAAGCTGGCGCTGGAGAAATACGGCATCCGGGTGATCTCGCTCGACCATGAGGACGAGATCACCAAGCTGACGCGCGTCGTGCGGGCGCTCGATATCGACCCGGGCGCCATCACCGTCTTCGTGCGCATCCAGACCAAGGGCCATGCGGCTTACGAATTGTCGAAGAAATTCGGCGCCGGGCCGGCCAATGCGGTCGAGCTTGCCGAGCGGCTGAACCGGACCGGCTACAAGGTTGGCCTCTGCTTCCATGTCGGCAGCCAGATCGAGGATCCCGACACCTATGAGCGGGCGCTGGCCTCGGCCGACTGGGTGCGCAATCGCCTGACCTTCGACATTGCCGGGCTCGATGTCGGCGGCGGTTTCCCCGCCGAATACGGCCACGATCCAAACCGCAAGCAGGTCGAGATGCCTTCGCTCGGCCAGCTGATGTCGCGGCTTGCCGGCGACCTGACGGAGTATCAGTTCGACCAGATGCCGCTGGTGGCCGAGCCCGGACGCGTGATCGTGGCGCGCTGCCTGTCCCTGATCGTGCGGGTGCTGCTGCGCAAGGGCAAGCGGCTCTACATCAATGACGGCATCTGGGCGTCGCTGTCGGATTCATGGACCGGCAAGATCACCCTGCCGGCCCGCTTCATCCCCGATCCGGCGATCCGCACGCGTAATGGCGACGAGAAAAACATCGTGCCGTTCAAGGTCTGCGGCGCGACCTGCGATTCCGTCGACATCCTGTCCAGGCCGTTCTGGCTGCCGGAAACGGTCGACACCGGCGACTGGATCGAGATCGGCCATATCGGCGCCTACTCGCTGTCGCTGAGGACCCGCTTCAACGGCTTTTACCCCGACACATTCGTGGAGGTGACGACGCCGTTCGACGAAGGCGACGCGCCGCAGGGGTTCGCGAGCCTGGAGACGATGGCGGATTAG
- a CDS encoding GH25 family lysozyme has product MRRLAAILMLTLLCACSTVDDLSPLSPSLQTVTVRAPKFEDSKPHEWDSGAPWTYAIHGTDVSKYQTSVDWPTARASGISFAFIKATEGGDRFDENFNEHWARTRAAGIPRAAYHFFYFCTPAEAQARWFIANVPNDPSAMPPVLDMEWNPKSPTCRLRPDAATVRSEMTVFLQMVERHYGKKPIIYTSVDFFDDNQLATFRGYPYWLRSVAGHPREKYGSHPFTFWQYTGTGIVPGMTGKSDINVFNGSEAAWKKWLRQNTR; this is encoded by the coding sequence ATGCGCCGTCTCGCGGCCATCCTGATGCTGACGCTGCTCTGCGCCTGCTCAACCGTCGACGACCTTTCGCCGTTGTCGCCATCCTTGCAGACGGTCACCGTGCGCGCGCCCAAATTCGAGGATTCCAAGCCGCATGAGTGGGACAGCGGCGCGCCATGGACCTACGCCATCCACGGCACCGATGTCTCCAAATACCAGACCTCGGTCGACTGGCCCACCGCCAGGGCCAGCGGCATCTCCTTCGCCTTCATCAAGGCGACCGAAGGCGGCGACCGCTTCGACGAGAATTTCAACGAGCACTGGGCACGCACCAGGGCAGCCGGAATCCCGCGCGCGGCCTATCATTTCTTCTATTTCTGCACGCCGGCGGAAGCCCAGGCGCGCTGGTTCATCGCCAATGTCCCAAATGACCCGTCAGCCATGCCGCCGGTGCTCGACATGGAATGGAACCCGAAATCGCCGACCTGCAGGCTGCGCCCCGATGCGGCCACCGTCCGCAGTGAGATGACCGTCTTTCTACAGATGGTCGAGCGTCACTACGGCAAGAAGCCGATCATCTACACCTCGGTCGACTTCTTCGACGACAACCAATTGGCGACGTTCCGCGGCTACCCCTACTGGCTGCGCTCGGTCGCAGGGCACCCGCGTGAGAAATACGGCAGCCATCCCTTCACCTTCTGGCAGTACACCGGCACCGGCATCGTGCCCGGCATGACCGGCAAGTCCGACATCAACGTCTTCAACGGCTCGGAAGCCGCCTGGAAGAAGTGGCTGCGGCAGAACACCCGTTGA
- a CDS encoding lytic murein transglycosylase yields the protein MRLRVEILAALFVGAFALPAAAQECGGDFETWKQGVAAEAKAAGVGETGLDALEDATIDERALARDRAQGVFTQTFTEFSNRMISAYRLKQGAANLKKYAEIFDRADKQFGVQPAIIAAFWGLETDFGAVQGDFQTLNALVTLSHDCRRPQLFRQQLVPLLTLIDRGVLPADVNGAWAGEIGQTQILPTDYLAEGVDGDGDGKVDLRNSVPDVIMTTANKIMSRGWKRDQPWVQEVRVPDDMPWDQTGRTNKLPLSQWAQWGVTEPNGNPLVDNGLKAGLALPMGRKGPAFLTYDNFDVYLEWNQSFTYALTAAVMATRFAGAPQFDPRTPEQGLSGDQMKALQTKLEAKGYDVGTVDGILGTNTREAIRKEQTRLGLPVDGWPTPELLAKL from the coding sequence ATGCGATTGCGCGTTGAAATCCTGGCGGCGCTTTTTGTCGGCGCGTTCGCACTGCCCGCGGCGGCGCAGGAATGCGGCGGCGACTTCGAGACCTGGAAGCAGGGTGTTGCGGCCGAAGCCAAGGCGGCCGGCGTCGGCGAAACCGGGCTCGATGCGCTGGAGGACGCCACCATCGACGAGCGAGCGCTGGCGCGCGACCGCGCGCAGGGCGTCTTCACCCAGACTTTCACCGAGTTCTCCAACCGCATGATTTCGGCCTACCGCCTGAAGCAGGGCGCGGCCAATCTGAAGAAATATGCCGAAATCTTCGACCGCGCCGACAAGCAGTTCGGCGTCCAGCCGGCCATCATCGCCGCCTTCTGGGGGCTGGAGACCGACTTCGGCGCCGTGCAGGGCGACTTCCAGACGCTGAATGCGCTGGTAACGCTTTCCCATGACTGCCGCCGGCCCCAGCTCTTCCGCCAGCAATTGGTGCCGCTTTTGACGCTCATCGATCGCGGCGTGCTGCCGGCCGACGTCAACGGCGCCTGGGCCGGGGAGATCGGCCAGACGCAGATCCTGCCGACCGACTATCTTGCCGAGGGTGTCGACGGCGATGGCGACGGCAAGGTCGATCTCAGGAACAGCGTGCCGGACGTCATCATGACGACCGCCAACAAGATCATGTCGCGCGGCTGGAAGCGCGACCAGCCCTGGGTCCAGGAAGTGCGCGTTCCCGACGACATGCCATGGGACCAGACCGGCCGCACCAACAAGCTACCGCTGTCGCAGTGGGCTCAGTGGGGCGTGACCGAGCCCAACGGCAACCCGCTTGTCGACAATGGCCTGAAAGCCGGCCTGGCGCTACCGATGGGCCGCAAGGGTCCCGCTTTCCTGACCTATGACAATTTCGATGTCTATCTCGAGTGGAACCAGTCCTTCACCTATGCGCTGACCGCGGCCGTTATGGCGACGCGGTTTGCCGGCGCGCCGCAATTCGATCCACGCACGCCCGAGCAGGGCCTGAGCGGCGACCAGATGAAGGCGCTGCAGACCAAGCTCGAAGCCAAGGGTTACGATGTCGGCACTGTCGACGGCATCCTGGGCACCAACACGCGCGAAGCAATCCGCAAGGAGCAGACGCGGCTTGGCCTGCCCGTGGATGGCTGGCCGACGCCGGAGTTGTTGGCGAAATTGTAG
- a CDS encoding class I SAM-dependent methyltransferase — MSTTELPASHAELMDGVYRWQRHIYDLTRKYYLLGRDRLIDGLDVPQGGTVLELGCGTGRNIALAARRYPDTRFFGLDISAEMLETANAAIAREGLSGKVKLARGDATDFDAKALFDVEQFDRVFVSYSLSMIPGWEKTISAALAALAPGGSLHVVDFGQQEGLPRWFRTMLRGWLRKFHVSPRASLRDVLESESQRTGATFRFRTLYRGYAWLAMIGSSK; from the coding sequence ATGAGCACGACGGAGCTGCCGGCCAGCCATGCCGAACTGATGGACGGCGTCTACCGCTGGCAGCGCCACATCTACGACCTGACCCGCAAATACTACCTGCTCGGCCGCGACCGGCTGATCGACGGGCTGGACGTGCCGCAAGGCGGCACCGTGCTGGAGCTCGGCTGCGGCACTGGCCGCAACATCGCGCTGGCCGCCCGCCGCTATCCCGACACTCGCTTCTTCGGCCTCGACATCTCGGCCGAGATGTTGGAGACGGCCAATGCCGCCATCGCTCGCGAAGGTCTCTCCGGCAAGGTCAAACTGGCGCGCGGCGACGCCACCGATTTCGACGCCAAGGCGTTGTTCGACGTCGAGCAATTCGACCGCGTCTTCGTGTCCTATTCGCTGTCGATGATCCCCGGCTGGGAGAAGACGATATCGGCAGCGCTGGCCGCGCTCGCGCCTGGCGGCTCGCTGCATGTCGTCGATTTTGGCCAGCAGGAGGGCCTGCCGCGCTGGTTCCGAACGATGCTGCGCGGCTGGCTGCGGAAATTCCATGTTTCGCCGCGCGCCTCGCTGCGCGACGTGCTTGAATCGGAATCGCAGCGCACCGGCGCAACCTTCCGTTTCAGAACGCTTTATCGCGGCTATGCCTGGCTCGCCATGATCGGATCCTCCAAATAG
- a CDS encoding hydantoinase B/oxoprolinase family protein, whose amino-acid sequence MPAAAETRKWDFWIDRGGTFTDIIGRDPQGRLHPRKLLSENPEAYADAAIQGIRDLLGLKAGAAISADAIGDVKMGTTVATNALLERKGDRVLLLISKGFRDALRIAYQARPDIFAKEIILPEQLYERVIEVDERVRADGCVERLLDIAACRPAIEQARADGIDAVAIVFMHAWKYPDHEKAVAKVCRKIGFSQISVSHEVSPLIKLVGRGDTTVVDAYLSPILSRYVQRVAGELGAGPRLMFMMSSGGLTAADMFQGKDALLSGPAGGVVGMVETAKLAGFEKVIGFDMGGTSTDVAHYDGEYERAFDTEVAGVRIRAPMMRIHTVAAGGGSILHYEAGRFRVGPDSAGANPGPAAYRRGGPLAVTDANVMLGKLQPDFFPAIFGAGQDQPLDAGAVRENFVALAAQIGDGRSPEAVAEGFVTIAVENMANAIKKISVQRGYDVTEYLLNCFGGAGGQHACLVADALGMEAVLIHPFSGLLSAYGIGLSSVFASRQQGLLQPLAEESRTAIEALIAALRSEVVAELGEQGIAEEALSTRPVLHVRYDGTDTALPVNFEHGSIFRARSDFGAAHRAQFGFIYDDKPIVVETVAVEGMEAARQDKAETSAPDGAAGVEPKPSESRRIYTEGRWHEAGVYRRENLRPSNTVAGPALIIEPNQTIVVEPGWRAEITGLNHVVIRRTERKARAAALGTEADPVMLEVFNNLFMSIAEQMGVTLQNTAYSVNIKERLDFSCAVFDRHGALVANAPHMPVHLGSMDRSVETVIRLNSGDIHPGDVFALNAPYNGGTHLPDITVVTPVFDDAQSEILFWAASRGHHADVGGTAPGSMTPLATTVDEEGVLFDNFRIVDRGRFRETELEALLTDHPYPARNPAQNIADLKAQIAANEKGVAELRKMVAHFGLDVVEAYMGHVQDNAAESVRRVIERLPDSAAYEYPTDSGQVIRVKITVDRKKREATVDFTGTSPVMENNFNAPEPVARAAVLYAFRVMVEDMIPMNAGCLRPINIVIPDGSMLKPAYPAAVVAGNVETSQHVTNALFGAIGAMANAQGTMNNLTFGNKKYQYYETICSGSPAGRMNSGRGFAGTSGVHTHMTNSRLTDPEVLELRFPVVLEDFHIREGSGGKGKWNAGDGTRRTIRFLEKMECAILSSHRSRPPQGLDGGGDGESGSTKVRRNDGSVDILKACDQTTLDAGEAVIVTTPTPGGFGSA is encoded by the coding sequence ATGCCGGCAGCCGCGGAAACACGGAAATGGGATTTTTGGATCGACCGCGGCGGCACCTTCACCGACATCATCGGCCGTGATCCGCAGGGCCGGCTGCACCCTCGAAAACTCCTGTCCGAGAATCCCGAGGCTTATGCGGACGCAGCCATCCAGGGCATCCGCGACCTGTTGGGTCTGAAGGCCGGCGCCGCCATTTCCGCCGACGCGATCGGCGACGTCAAAATGGGCACCACCGTTGCCACCAATGCGCTGCTCGAGCGCAAGGGCGACCGTGTGCTGCTGCTCATCAGCAAGGGTTTTCGCGACGCTTTGCGCATCGCTTACCAGGCAAGGCCGGATATCTTCGCCAAGGAGATCATCCTGCCCGAGCAGCTCTACGAGCGGGTGATCGAGGTCGACGAACGCGTGCGCGCCGATGGCTGCGTCGAGCGTCTGCTCGACATCGCCGCCTGCCGCCCGGCGATCGAGCAGGCCAGGGCCGATGGCATCGACGCGGTCGCCATCGTCTTCATGCATGCCTGGAAATACCCGGATCACGAAAAAGCCGTGGCAAAAGTCTGCCGCAAGATCGGCTTCAGCCAGATTTCAGTCAGCCACGAGGTCTCGCCGCTGATCAAGCTGGTCGGCCGCGGCGACACCACCGTGGTCGACGCCTACCTGTCGCCGATCCTGTCGCGCTATGTGCAGCGTGTAGCGGGCGAGTTGGGCGCCGGGCCGCGGCTGATGTTCATGATGTCGTCGGGCGGCCTCACCGCCGCCGATATGTTCCAGGGCAAGGACGCGCTGCTTTCCGGCCCGGCCGGCGGGGTCGTCGGCATGGTCGAGACGGCGAAGCTCGCTGGCTTCGAAAAAGTCATCGGCTTCGATATGGGCGGCACCTCGACCGACGTTGCCCATTATGACGGCGAATATGAGCGCGCCTTCGATACCGAGGTCGCCGGCGTGCGCATCCGCGCGCCGATGATGCGCATCCACACGGTCGCCGCCGGCGGCGGCTCGATCCTGCATTACGAGGCGGGACGCTTCCGCGTCGGCCCGGATTCGGCCGGCGCCAATCCCGGCCCCGCCGCCTACCGGCGCGGCGGCCCGCTCGCCGTCACCGACGCCAATGTCATGCTCGGCAAATTGCAGCCCGATTTCTTCCCGGCGATCTTTGGTGCCGGCCAGGACCAGCCGCTCGACGCCGGCGCGGTTCGCGAGAATTTCGTGGCACTTGCCGCCCAGATCGGCGACGGCCGTTCGCCCGAGGCGGTCGCCGAAGGCTTTGTCACCATCGCCGTCGAGAACATGGCCAACGCCATCAAGAAGATCTCGGTGCAGCGCGGCTACGATGTCACGGAATATCTCTTGAACTGCTTTGGCGGCGCCGGCGGCCAGCACGCCTGCCTTGTCGCCGACGCGCTCGGCATGGAAGCGGTGCTGATCCATCCCTTTTCCGGCCTGCTTTCCGCTTACGGCATCGGCCTCTCGTCGGTCTTCGCCTCGCGCCAGCAGGGCCTGCTGCAGCCGCTTGCCGAGGAATCGCGCACCGCAATCGAGGCGCTCATCGCAGCCTTGCGCAGCGAGGTCGTCGCCGAACTCGGCGAACAGGGCATTGCCGAGGAGGCGCTTTCGACGAGGCCCGTGCTGCATGTCCGCTACGACGGCACCGACACGGCCCTGCCGGTGAATTTCGAGCATGGCTCGATCTTCCGCGCCAGAAGCGATTTCGGGGCCGCGCACAGGGCGCAGTTCGGGTTCATCTATGACGACAAGCCGATCGTCGTAGAAACCGTCGCCGTCGAAGGCATGGAGGCCGCTCGACAGGACAAGGCTGAAACCTCCGCCCCTGACGGAGCGGCAGGAGTCGAGCCCAAGCCTTCGGAAAGCCGGCGCATCTATACCGAGGGCCGCTGGCACGAGGCCGGCGTCTATCGCCGTGAAAACCTGAGGCCATCCAACACGGTCGCCGGCCCCGCGCTGATCATCGAGCCGAACCAGACCATCGTCGTCGAGCCCGGCTGGCGGGCCGAAATCACCGGTCTCAACCACGTCGTGATCCGCCGCACGGAACGGAAAGCGCGTGCCGCGGCGCTCGGCACCGAGGCCGATCCTGTGATGCTGGAGGTGTTCAACAACCTCTTCATGTCGATCGCCGAGCAAATGGGCGTGACGCTGCAGAACACCGCCTATTCGGTGAACATCAAGGAGCGGCTCGATTTTTCCTGCGCCGTGTTCGACCGCCATGGCGCGCTGGTCGCCAACGCGCCGCACATGCCGGTGCATCTGGGCTCGATGGACCGTTCCGTCGAAACCGTCATCCGCCTGAATTCCGGCGACATCCATCCCGGCGACGTCTTCGCGCTCAACGCGCCGTACAATGGCGGCACGCATCTGCCCGACATCACGGTGGTGACGCCTGTCTTCGACGATGCCCAGAGCGAGATCCTGTTCTGGGCGGCCTCTCGCGGCCATCACGCCGATGTCGGCGGCACCGCACCCGGCTCGATGACGCCGCTCGCGACAACGGTCGATGAGGAAGGCGTGCTGTTCGACAATTTCCGCATCGTCGATCGCGGCCGCTTCCGCGAGACGGAGCTGGAGGCACTGCTGACCGACCATCCCTACCCCGCGCGCAATCCTGCCCAGAACATCGCCGATCTCAAGGCGCAGATCGCCGCCAACGAAAAGGGTGTGGCGGAACTGCGCAAGATGGTCGCGCATTTCGGCCTCGATGTCGTCGAGGCCTATATGGGCCATGTCCAGGACAATGCCGCCGAGAGCGTGCGCCGCGTGATCGAGCGGCTTCCCGACAGCGCCGCTTACGAATACCCGACCGACAGCGGCCAAGTGATCAGGGTGAAGATCACCGTCGACCGGAAAAAGCGCGAGGCGACCGTCGATTTCACCGGCACCTCGCCTGTCATGGAGAACAATTTCAACGCGCCGGAGCCGGTGGCGCGCGCAGCCGTACTCTATGCCTTCCGCGTCATGGTCGAGGACATGATCCCGATGAATGCCGGGTGCCTCAGGCCGATCAACATCGTCATCCCCGACGGCTCGATGTTGAAGCCAGCCTACCCCGCCGCCGTCGTCGCCGGCAATGTCGAGACCTCGCAGCATGTCACCAACGCGCTGTTCGGCGCGATAGGCGCCATGGCCAATGCGCAAGGCACGATGAACAACCTCACCTTCGGCAACAAGAAATACCAGTATTACGAGACGATCTGCTCCGGCTCACCGGCCGGCCGGATGAATTCGGGCCGCGGTTTTGCCGGCACCTCCGGCGTTCACACCCACATGACCAACTCGCGCCTCACCGATCCGGAAGTGCTGGAACTGCGCTTCCCCGTCGTGTTGGAAGACTTCCACATCCGCGAGGGTTCCGGCGGCAAGGGCAAGTGGAATGCCGGCGACGGCACCAGGCGCACAATCCGTTTTCTCGAGAAGATGGAATGCGCGATCCTGTCCTCGCATCGAAGCCGGCCGCCCCAGGGTCTCGACGGCGGCGGCGACGGCGAGTCGGGCTCGACCAAGGTCAGGCGCAATGACGGCTCGGTCGACATCCTCAAGGCCTGCGACCAGACCACGCTCGATGCCGGCGAAGCCGTCATCGTCACCACGCCGACACCTGGAGGCTTCGGAAGCGCGTAA
- a CDS encoding serine hydrolase yields the protein MQAVAKFIKCLLGLVILAVVALFAWLYFAPPELIRVGAGYSAKIVCSNVFIAGRDANQVLAVDVQAPGHPLLRLMKISVDKERGLVSAGLLWVLGKSVAVERDGVGCASVPDGDTGKARQTSRRAAASAPAQADALWPDGERVDASQNPEVAKIVDDSAMAGPGMRAIVVVKNGRVVAERYGDGFSAKTPLLGWSMTKTVNAAIVGTLVKDGKMAIDNKGLVKAWKADGRAAISVADMMAMSSGLEFNEDYGDVADVTRMLYLEPDMAGFAEAKQLTGEVGKVFSYSSGTAVMLSRLWQDAIGDKAKALAWPRTALFEPLGMHSAVLETDEQGTFVGSSYLYATAHDWARFGQFLLQGGTWNGNQILPAGFVDWMREPAPASKVYGKGQLWIEGPGDEDKPGAGAAAGLPKDTYWMEGHDGQTVAIIPSEQLVVVRLGLTPAKLGYRPQTMVGALVKALH from the coding sequence ATGCAGGCTGTCGCGAAGTTCATCAAGTGTCTGCTTGGCCTGGTGATCCTGGCGGTGGTCGCGCTCTTCGCCTGGCTCTATTTCGCGCCGCCGGAACTGATCCGGGTCGGCGCCGGCTATTCGGCCAAGATCGTCTGCTCGAACGTCTTCATTGCCGGCCGCGACGCTAACCAGGTTCTGGCCGTCGACGTGCAGGCGCCGGGCCATCCGCTGCTCAGGCTGATGAAAATCTCCGTCGACAAGGAAAGGGGACTTGTCTCCGCCGGCCTGCTGTGGGTGCTGGGCAAGAGCGTCGCCGTGGAACGCGACGGCGTCGGCTGCGCCTCGGTTCCCGACGGTGACACCGGGAAGGCGCGACAGACGTCGCGGCGCGCGGCAGCTTCCGCACCGGCGCAGGCGGACGCGCTTTGGCCCGATGGCGAGCGCGTGGATGCGTCACAAAATCCCGAGGTCGCGAAAATCGTCGACGACTCGGCCATGGCCGGACCCGGCATGCGCGCCATCGTGGTGGTGAAGAACGGCCGCGTCGTCGCCGAGCGTTATGGCGACGGCTTCTCGGCCAAGACGCCGCTGCTCGGCTGGTCAATGACCAAGACGGTCAATGCCGCGATCGTCGGCACGCTGGTCAAGGACGGCAAAATGGCGATCGACAACAAGGGTCTGGTCAAGGCGTGGAAGGCCGATGGCCGCGCCGCCATCAGCGTTGCCGACATGATGGCGATGTCGAGCGGGCTGGAATTCAACGAGGATTATGGCGATGTCGCCGACGTGACGCGCATGCTCTATCTCGAGCCGGACATGGCCGGCTTCGCCGAGGCCAAGCAGCTAACCGGCGAGGTCGGAAAGGTGTTTTCCTATTCGAGCGGCACGGCGGTGATGCTGTCGCGGCTGTGGCAGGACGCGATCGGCGACAAGGCCAAGGCGCTGGCCTGGCCGCGCACGGCGCTGTTCGAGCCGCTCGGCATGCACAGCGCGGTGCTGGAGACCGACGAGCAGGGCACCTTCGTCGGTTCGTCCTATCTCTACGCCACCGCGCATGACTGGGCGCGCTTCGGCCAGTTCCTGCTGCAGGGCGGAACCTGGAACGGCAACCAGATCCTGCCTGCCGGTTTCGTCGACTGGATGCGCGAGCCGGCGCCGGCGTCGAAGGTCTACGGCAAAGGCCAGCTCTGGATCGAAGGCCCGGGCGACGAAGACAAGCCCGGCGCCGGTGCTGCCGCCGGTCTGCCCAAGGACACCTACTGGATGGAAGGCCATGACGGCCAGACGGTCGCGATCATTCCGTCGGAGCAGCTGGTGGTGGTGCGGCTTGGGCTGACGCCGGCCAAGCTAGGCTACCGGCCGCAGACCATGGTGGGAGCGCTGGTGAAGGCGCTGCACTAG
- a CDS encoding DUF3419 family protein, with protein MTLRYPLAPTQTGNHLSMSDVSGELVYRRGKEVGKAVYQNRALSKDGISERLFAFLFSGLVYPQIWEDPDVDMDAMQLGAGHRVVTIASGGCNILAYLTRSPAKIDAVDLNAAHIALNRMKLEAVRHLPSQGDLFRFFGAADTSHNSDAYDRFIAPHLDAVSRHYWERRNWRGRRRISVFDRNFYQTGLLGLFIAMGHRVGKLFGVDPTGIMKAQNIGEQRRFFNEELAPVFDKRLLRWATSRKASLFGLGIPPAQYDSLITSGDGSMASVLKARLEKLACDFPLKNNYFAWQAFARRYPQPGEAALPAYLEQRNYKTIRDNIDRVAIHHANLIKFLAAKDAGSVDRFVLLDAQDWMTDDLLNALWTEITRSASVGARVIFRTAAEPSLLPGRVSSSLLDQWTYEADASREFSAKDRSAIYGGFHLYVKRAA; from the coding sequence ATGACGCTGCGCTACCCGCTTGCGCCAACGCAAACGGGGAATCACCTTTCCATGTCGGACGTATCCGGAGAACTCGTTTATCGTCGAGGCAAGGAAGTCGGAAAGGCCGTCTACCAGAACCGCGCATTGTCGAAGGACGGCATTTCCGAGCGGCTCTTCGCCTTCCTGTTCTCCGGTCTGGTCTATCCGCAGATCTGGGAAGACCCGGATGTCGACATGGACGCCATGCAGCTCGGCGCCGGTCATCGCGTCGTCACTATCGCCTCGGGCGGCTGTAACATTCTGGCCTACCTGACCCGGTCGCCGGCCAAGATCGACGCCGTCGATCTCAATGCCGCGCACATCGCGCTCAACCGCATGAAGCTGGAAGCGGTGCGCCATCTGCCGTCGCAAGGCGACCTGTTCCGCTTCTTCGGCGCAGCCGACACCAGCCACAATTCCGATGCCTATGATCGCTTCATCGCACCGCATCTCGATGCGGTCAGCCGCCACTACTGGGAGCGCCGCAACTGGCGCGGCCGCCGCCGCATCTCGGTCTTCGACCGCAACTTCTACCAGACCGGCCTGCTCGGGCTCTTTATCGCCATGGGCCATCGCGTCGGCAAGCTGTTTGGTGTCGACCCGACCGGCATCATGAAGGCGCAGAATATCGGCGAGCAGCGCCGCTTCTTCAACGAGGAACTGGCGCCCGTCTTCGACAAGAGGCTGCTGCGCTGGGCGACCTCGCGTAAGGCTTCGCTGTTCGGCCTCGGCATCCCGCCGGCGCAGTACGATTCGCTGATCACCTCCGGCGACGGCTCGATGGCGAGCGTCTTGAAGGCTCGGCTCGAAAAGCTCGCCTGCGATTTCCCGCTGAAGAACAACTACTTCGCCTGGCAGGCCTTTGCCCGCCGCTATCCGCAGCCCGGCGAGGCGGCACTGCCTGCCTATCTGGAACAGCGCAATTACAAAACGATCCGCGACAACATCGATCGCGTCGCCATCCACCACGCCAACCTGATCAAGTTCCTGGCCGCCAAGGACGCCGGCAGCGTCGATCGCTTCGTCCTGCTCGACGCGCAGGACTGGATGACCGACGACCTGCTCAACGCGCTGTGGACTGAGATCACCCGTAGCGCTTCGGTTGGCGCCCGTGTCATCTTCCGAACCGCGGCAGAACCCAGCCTGCTGCCCGGCCGCGTCTCCAGCTCGCTGCTAGACCAATGGACCTACGAGGCCGACGCCTCGCGCGAATTCTCGGCAAAAGACCGCTCGGCGATCTATGGCGGCTTCCACCTTTACGTGAAGCGCGCAGCATGA